In the genome of Bosea sp. BIWAKO-01, the window GGGTGCCGGATTGGCCGCGATATCGTGCCTTCTGGCGGCTCGGCTTCCCGATTGGCCTGACGCTCGCCTTCGAGGTCGTGATCTTCAACGGCGCCGCCTTCCTGATGGGATTGATCGGCTCGACCTCGCTCGCCGCGCATGCGATCGCCATTCAGATCGCGTCCCTGACCTTCATGGTGCCGATGGGCATCGGTCAGGCGGGCACCGTGCGTGTCGGTCTTGCCTATGGTGCCGGAGACCGCGACGGCATCACGCGTGCAGGCACCACTGCGATCGTGCTCGCAATCTCCTTCATGACGCTGACCGCCCTCGTGATGCTGCTGGCTCCGCACCTGCTGGTCGCGCCCTTTCTCGATGCCAGCAAACCGGGTTCGCAGGCCGTTGCCGAACTCGCGATGCGCTTCCTCCTGTTCGCAGCGATCTTCCAGATTGCCGACGGCGCGCAGGTGGTCGGTTCCTGCATCCTCAGGGGCCTGCGCGATACGCGCGTGCCGATGATCCTGGCCGGCCTCGGCTACTGGGGCATCGGCCTGCCGCTTTCGGCCGCTCTCGGCTTCTGGACGCCGCTGGCCGGCAGTGGAATCTGGATCGGACTGGCAACTGGCCTTGCCGTGGTGGCGGTGCTGATGCTGTGGCGTTGGTCGCAGCGCGAAAGGCTCGGGCTGGTCGCGCCCGCGTCAACGCCAAGCTAGATTGCACCGCCATTGCACGGCGGACACAGCAAGCCGCCAGCGCTATCCCCCGTTTCGACGGGTTGGCGCGATTCGCTGCATTTATTGCCGCACATCCGCCTGATCGACCGATAACACAGCCGATTTCCGGGCGTTTTCGAGCTGTTGCGGATTCAGCACAGCCCGGCGGAGACACAATTCCGCCGCATTGTGTTCACCCCACGGCCACGCCCTCCGCCTTGAAACCCTCTGGGCGAAGACGTGGAACTGCGCGATCGCTCGTCCGTTGCTAGTCCCGCAAGACCAAGAATACGCGAGCCAAACTCATGTCCTTCGACTCGATCGCCGGCGCACTCCGCCATCGCCTCTTCAAGCGCATGATGGTGCTGTTGCTGCCGCTATCGCTGGCAGCCTGTGTTGGCGCGCGCCAACAAGCTCTCGAGGCTGCAAGACCTGCCGGACCGAGCGCGGCTGCACTGGCCATGTATGGCGAAATGCCCGACGAGAAATTCCCTCTCCCGGAGACCGACATTGCCGAAGTCGATCCGCGCTTCCTGAGGCAGGAGGTCGCCTATCCGACCAGCGAGCGGCCCGGCACGATCGTCGTCGACACCAACAAGCGCTATCTCTATCTGGTCCGCGAGAACGGCCGCGCGATCCGCTATGGCATCGGCGTCGGCAAGCAGGGCATGTCCTGGCGCGGTCGCGCGACCGTTGCCCGCAAGGCAGCCTGGCCGCGTTGGACCCCGACCCCCGCGATGATCGCGCGTGATCCGGCCAAGAACGGTCCCTGGGCCGGCGGCATGGCGGCAGGCCTCGAGAACCCGCTCGGTGCGCGTGCGCTGTATCTCTACCAGGGTGACCGCGACACGCTCTATCGCATCCACGGCACCTCCGAGCCCTGGACCATCGGCAAGGCGGTTTCGAGCGGCTGCATCCGCATGTTCAACCAGGACATTATCGACCTGCACAGCCGCGTGCCCACCGGCACCACCGTCGTGGTCCTCAACCGCACCCCGCTGCTGAAGCCGGAGCCTGGCGAGAATTTCGACGAGTTCGTCTCCGAAGGTGTCGAGCCGGCCGAGCCGTTCGAAGGCTGATCGCCGCCCTCCGTCATTGCCCAGAGATTGGCGCGCATCACCAACCCACATGGTTCGGTGTTGCGCGCCTCTTCATTTCCCAGCGCTATAAATTGATATAGGCGGTGCTGCGGCGGGGAGCGTGCTCCAGCTGCCGCATGCGAGGCCCGGATCAATCCCGCTCCGGCCTGCGAGAGAGGACGACACCTCATGCGCGTGACGATGATCGGTTCGGGCTATGTTGGCCTGGTCTCCGGTGCCTGCTTCGCCGATTTCGGCCATGTCGTGACCTGCGTCGACACCGATGCCGGCAAGATCGGGGCGCTCAACCGCGGCGAGATCCCGATCTTCGAACCCGGCCTGGACGACCTCGTCGCCAAGAATGTGCGTGAGGGCCGCCTCTCCTTCACGACCGAGTTGGCCGATGCCGTCCGCGGCGCCGACGCGGTCTTCATCGCGGTCGGTACGCCTGCCAGGCGTGGCGACGGCCATGCCGACCTCTCCTATGTCTATCAGGCCGCTCGCGACGTCGTGGCCGAGCTTGAAGGCTTCACGGTCGTCGTCACCAAGTCGACCGTTCCGGTCGGCACCGGCGACG includes:
- a CDS encoding L,D-transpeptidase, which translates into the protein MSFDSIAGALRHRLFKRMMVLLLPLSLAACVGARQQALEAARPAGPSAAALAMYGEMPDEKFPLPETDIAEVDPRFLRQEVAYPTSERPGTIVVDTNKRYLYLVRENGRAIRYGIGVGKQGMSWRGRATVARKAAWPRWTPTPAMIARDPAKNGPWAGGMAAGLENPLGARALYLYQGDRDTLYRIHGTSEPWTIGKAVSSGCIRMFNQDIIDLHSRVPTGTTVVVLNRTPLLKPEPGENFDEFVSEGVEPAEPFEG